The following DNA comes from Thunnus thynnus chromosome 3, fThuThy2.1, whole genome shotgun sequence.
TCCACAGCTGTCTTCTCTGGTGTCTCACAAGCTCTACTCTGGTCCTCTAGAAACTCTGTaataaaaggaaatgttttgtcaagtttaaaacagatgttttataaataaatatgaaaactttGGCCCAGGACAAACATGCAAGTTAATCCTGAACAAATACTGCTAGCTACATAGCTAATCGTTTAAGCCAAATTCCACATCATGGGCCAGttaattatatttactgtaattattttcattttctcattgaACCCACAACCCAATGTCCCAATGTGATTCGATTTCCGATTTGATTCATCTCAATATCGACTGCATAAAGTATGCATGCGAGCAGGAAAGGAGCTGCACTTTTGTATTTTCCGGTCTTTTTCCCCGAGTCGCAATGAGATCACAACAACATGGTTGGTCAGTTGCATTGATGGTCCTGGAGCAACATGAATTATGATGTCATAGGAACAACACCAACACAGCGATAACAGATCATCCAAGGGTACAGAGTTCatgtcatctgtgttttttgttttttttttctctgagaattTGGGGTCCTAAAGTTcaagtgtttttaaattaacaaaaaaatactaACTCATAAAAGATGTGCAGGGGTGGTGGCAATAAGCAGTgggaaaaaaattgttttattaatattgaaataCCATATATTAGCACTTTAACTTTTGATGTTGAACTTCAAACAGTTTTGCACCGTCACACTGTGTCCTCATTCCAAGCATCTCTCTGTGTTGGAAAGCTCAGTGCCGTATCTTAGCAACCTCCTTACCACCTGTGATGATGGGTGGAAGGTTGGAGCCTCCctgagtgtgtgcgtgagtgcAAGACACAGGAGGTAGCCTAAGAGAGAAGGAATCCGTAGGTGGTTGAACAACTCAGAGAATTCAATAGCTGGTATTGAAAAAAGGGACTCGGTAATAAAGAGGAAGCTGGGTTTCTGAGAGtctacagagagaaaatgaagagaTTTCAACAGTCAAGGATACAGAGAGTTAGACGGAGGGTGACGGAGGACAGCAGCAGACTAGAAAAAGGAGGGGGGGGATAAATTTTTCATCTGAACGTCTCAAGTGGGCTGTTTTTTATTGAGAAATGAGAAACACAATCCAAtattaatatgtgtgtttgtgtctttctgcGAGTGTGTGCATGAGGTAGCTCACATTTTGGCCGTCAGTAGCTGTGGCTGTGTGTTTCATTAGCTCTTATCTTGAGTGAAATAAAAGGGGACCATAAGTTTTGGGATAATGGAAGAGGGTGGGAAGAGAAATGGTGAAATGAAGCAAGAGTAAAGAGATAGAAGatgactgttgtgtgtgtgtgtggatcaaGCCTAAAACAGCTTGTTTATAATACATCAGTaagggacagagacagaaagagtgcATTAGACAAAAAGTAAGACACTTAGCAAAAAGTAAAAAGGCCCCGAGGGCTGTTAGGTaacctgaaaacaaatcaaaagatTGGAGGAAAAGACACTCAGATGACAGTTGTGATGCTGCTGGCATCTCGTTATCTGATTGATTCTTCTCATCGCCTTGCTGAAGGCTAAAAATATCCTCGAGAACTCTTTGCTTCACCTATCAAATGTGTCAACGAAAAtaagaaagtgaagaaaatacaaattattgCATCCCGATAGTGGCTCAGAGGGTCACAACACATTTTGAGCACTTTAATTCTAAATGGTGTTGACAACCTTTAGAaccatataaaatatgaacCAGTCCCACAAGCTGCAAGGCTTGAACCGAGATGCTACCACAACTCAGTCTGGAGATGAGTCAGCAATGTCGACTGACCGACATTCCCATCCAAAGAGCTGCAAGcgtgctagtgtggctaaaaatgcTAATTCAAAACCAGGATTAAACTTTCAAACTTTTCATCTTCACCTTATTTCAACCATTTTCTCCTTTGGTCCCTTGTTAGGTTCAGGTTCACCCTAAGTTTGCCTCTGTTAAGATGTCCCATTTTACTGGTAACACCTTTAAACATCTAATTAAATGGGAAAGCCACACAATCATaacacaaatgtatttattacaaCAAATCAAGATCAGGCAAACTGCCTTCTTCCGGATCAAGgcctttaaacttttaaaatctcTGTTTGGAAAACCAACAAACATCCATCGATGTCCTGATCTGTGTGAACCCTCTACAGAGACTCGCCGAGACATCCTGCCAGCTAAAATAAACCTGAGCTGTCGTACGCTTATTTATTCTCTTTAGTCAGTCGATGAGGCATTTTTAGAAAAGGTGATCCTTTTTCATTGCACAGTCAATATACAGATAGTCACATGGGTATGACAGACGCATTTTGTTAAACTCTCTCAAATCTTGTGTGTATTGCTTGCACATACTCAATATGTAGAtacccccctccacacacacacacacacacacacacacacacacaaacacacacacacacacagactttaaagaGCCATACTTCACAGGAACAGTTTATCCTGCGGGAATCTCCATGAAGTCTGAGATGCCTGAATCAAAGTCTCCAACACACCAAAACACGCACAGAATATGAAACATCTGTCTCACCCACTGCCTGGTTATGAAGCCTGCTTCTTCAAAAACCTCTCACAGAATGCAAATAATTTACTGTCTATGCACATACAGTGTAAAACACTGTCAGAAATACACTGACTAATCCTTCGTCTCTGACTCTCTGTATGTATTTCTATTATTTAACTAATCTAACCAAAACTTTGAATCAACCTGTCTGAGGAAATAAAGCTGGTCCAGACCTCTGTATTGCTGCCCACATTGCCACTTTTTTCAGCAATTCAAAGATAGAAAAGAATGAACCTCTGCTTTAACAGAGTGACTTAGAGTGTGAATGACAGTGTGTGTCCAGGGTAACAGATTCTCCATCTCTAAATTTTTCCTCACAGAAATGAAGGTTTCAGCTCAAAGAAAGTGGTGCAAAAATGATTTCCTGCCCGCAGAGGCAGGTGGAGAACTTATTTCAGAAATTGTTGAATTTGGAGTATAACTGCCACTATTTTTCATGGTAGCCATTCAGCCCAGTTTCTAcatcaaataaacatgattttgtattgatttgcttTTTATGGTTCCTTTAAAACTGTGTTAACAATTCCAAACCATCAtagagagtattttttttatcatcaattcAATCTGCTTCTAGTGCGCAAAAAGTTTGTGAATGGGTGTGTACTTAGGTAGCTCATGAATACAGTCCAGCCTCTCATTTTGAACTGATCGGGCAAATAGCAACTCCAATGCTTTGTATATTCTGTTTTTCATCCAATAAACATTATCATTTacgtttttgtcttttttcaaagTCACTCTCTTGTCTCTAGTGACTTCCAGTGAGTGAAACTGCAGAATTAGCTCCAGTTCTTACTGTCCAGACCCACTTTAAAAGAGATGAGTAAACACATTGATCAATACCCAGATCACTTTAACCTGGCACCTTACCCAACGTGAGCCTGGTAGCAGATGCAGAGAAAAGTACAAACAACTGGGTAAAGGCTGACTGGATACTAGACAGATTCCCATCTTCTGGGAAACAgggaaacaacaacagcagcggGGTGACAGAGCATTTTAAACAACATAAAGCTGTGTAAGTTGCCTTTTCTCCTCATATTTAAGATGATTTATACAGTGACTCAAGTAAATTGATTACAAGGTCATATGAATATGGGAGCAGGTAGAAGTAGATTGACATTcttgttttaattaaagtatAAAAAGCTACCTTATTGCATTCATTAAGGCCATTTTCTTCATTATGTTGGCTTTGGTTTGCTTGATGCTGCCACTTTACTTCTTATTGCTTTATGCCATatggctttctctctcttcaacATTCTGctaacattttttataaaactctagtttttccttcttctttttctcatgttttcacCTCTACTGaccctctctatctctctcttacTCTTTTCTTGGTAGGATGATGTGGCGTATGCGCCGTCGCTCCAGGACAATCTGTCTGTCCTTGGCCTTCGTCTCAAttttcctccacctcctcctggcACTTGTCTCTCTTTCCATTTACCACCAGCCCTGTGACCCCCCACTGCCACCCAGGACACACATCCTGAGAGACCTGGCACGTGCAAACTACACCTCTGTGGGGATCAGTAGTCTAGCTGAGTCACCAACTGATACCACACAAAGAGATTCTTCCAATTCAGATGCCAATAAGGATGCCAAAGGTCATGTGCAAACACTTCCTGTCAAGGGCTTGCCAGTGAAAGAGAGTAAAAATGCCTCAATGAACATGCCAGTCAGTGCTGTTCATGATGGCGCCAGCAAAGCTGAACCTTTGGAGTCTGGGCTGTCAAAGCTGGTGGCACTATTCGACCACCCCCTTTACAATATGCCCAGCCCACCCATTCCTGAGGAGGATTGGCTGCTGAAAGTCAAACCAAAGGTCAAGGCCAGTGAGAAGAGCTCCCAGATGTGGTCAGTATTGTATATTATACAATGAATGGCTGTGCGTTTAAAATTtcttctttaaagctgcacttaagtaatcaatatttttattttgaaaaactgatAAATTTACTGAATGTAATTTGAAAGGAGTTGcctgtagtgacaaacccactgagaattatcacccaactctgcactTCCTCTCAGTTCTATAGAGTTTCTTTTAGGTTTTGGTTTTCCATCCTGCAAattcatcaaccttgtttccagatGCAGCAGAGAGCTGTTTTTAGCCAGAAAGCTCAGATAAACCCactgcaccaaacagcagacaaacaaagtCAGTGACTAGCTGTCGAACACAGTGGAGCAGTTAGGTGCGTAAGGAGCcacaaataaagtggatatttCACTTACATTCATCGGGTGGTCAAAAACCATTTGCTAACACTGTCACAAAGAACTAAATAAGGTAAAAAGAGgagatatttcatttttagtTGGTTCTACTAGTGAGGGATCAATCTTACTTTTAAACCAATGGGCTACCAATTATGGAGAAATGGCACTGTAATTTAATAGGATATGCAGAAAGGCTGGATttctcaaaacacacaaacagtgatTAACTTTTGGACTTTTTGATTATACATACTGAACACTAGCATGGGGTCATCAGTGAAGATGCACTGATTTCCAGGAAGTAACTGTTGTAAGTGTTCATTTCATAGAGTCTTCAATATAATCTTTAATCATCCTTGAAATCAAGAAATGCATTCCCCAACCTTTGTGTCTTCCCCTTTTTGAAACCAAACACAATTGTTTAATTGaatttcctgttgttttttagcATCTCGGAATTGGCTTTCaacactctctttctctgcccaTTCATCTGAAAAACCGATCTATATAGATAGGCGTGTAAGATTTCCACCAGATGGGTTGACCTGCAGGGAGCAGATCCCTTGGTGTCAAAGCTGATTTATACTTCTGCGTCAAGGTGTCACAGTGTAGGTTTCTGCAGTGTCTCTGCATGTGCATACAACCCGTTCAAAAATGTGACATGAAATCTGAGTGgcatatttggactgttttgcatttttccaTTGGCACTTCCCTTCTTCAGTGCTGTCTGTAGGACCATCTACTATTTTTATGTGGTCTTCTTTTCGGCAATGCATCAATTCTTCATCTAACGACGCCATACCCACCCCTTAACTCTCTGTCCAGGGTGACTGATAGTCAGGAAGGGTACGAGGATGTCCAGTggaacagcagcagtaacagccACCCCCCCTGGCTGCGCTTTCACCTGAGTATCTCCCGCTGGCAGCTCTACCCCCATCATGACCCCAACATGGAGCTTTTGACCCAACAGCTCGCCACACACCGCATCATCAGTGCAGGTCTGACATCCATGCATCTTCTGAGTTGTGTTTCCCATTGGGTGGTCTATGTCTGTGCAATCTTTCCTTTTTGTATTATCATTAGTTTTACTCCACCACAGTAATGTCAGAGCCTTATTGCCTGACATTTGTTACTCCATGCATGACAGAGGAGGTGTCAGACAAGCAAGGGAGAGATGTTTATCAAGTAGAGGACAGGAGCTGGGTTTGTTTAGTCAGAGGGTGACGCAATGAACTTCTTGCTCAAATTATTGTATTACGGACTATTGTAGGACTGTATTCTGCACAAGAATGACACAGCAACCTGAAAAGGAGTAGATCTTTCAGAACTAAAACAAATTTTACCCCCAGATCAAACCTGTGGAGGTCACGGCAAAGGAGGGTTGTCGTGATTATGCTGTATAGCTGACATCTTTTAGGGTTAACCTTTCAAATGCAGATTCACTTTGATGTCTTCCTGCAATGAAAGCTACTCTGAGCCTTTGAGAGGCCTTGGAGGTTTAGCAGAGGATGGGCAGGAATATATGAGCCACTGCCAATGTGGTAAACATCTCAACATCAGTCAGTCATGCATGTTCCTTCACACTAACTTCTTCATATTGAGTGTAATGCTTTTCAGCTTGTGTATGTGGTCAAGTTGTGAGGACTGACCTCTGACAGTCTACTGTTTTTGTGAGAACATTCTGGCTGGGCCTTTCAGTGAAAAATGATAATTCAAGTTTGGTGTTTAGATTGGGGCTTGGGTTACTACTGGTAAACTGATCTCTTAACGGGAAACTATATAACTTTTGCTGAATAACAGCCACTGTGGCCACATATGACAATTACTGGATAATGGTACGTGGTAAAATACAGTGTAGCAGTATCACAAGTAGAGAATAGTCATAAAGTCAGCAAACTGACTCAGTAATATTAGTTATGCACCAATATCTATCTAAGGTTTACCAGACCAGTACAACTGGAGCAGAAAGAACCCCCTGAGCGTATTGAACTGAGCAAATGcatatgaattcaacttttgaagaagaagaaagtcttATTTCATCTTTCAAAAGTTGCCTTGCTTTAACGAACATTGGCAGAAATTTGGGAAGTGAGGGGGGTTGTTAAGAATCGCATGTGGTTGAATTCTCACTCAACCTtgacaaattatattttgtataaaagCACAAAGCTTCACAGTTCTTCCTGTCTAACCATTTACAGATCCCAATATTACTGTGACTCATTTTAGGGCAGGAGTGCACACAAAACAGGACAgttgaataataaaataaaacattaaataaatagacaagggaaaaaaaaaagattattcatTTTGCCTCTGTAATTCTGACTTTTTCAGAGTAAACTTGAGAGAGCGAAGATCACAATCATGACTGCAGGcaaaatggttttaaaaaagtcagtattttattttaggtATTCAATTTTTGGACTAGTGCGCAAAAAAGAGGGGCATGTGGATAGATCTAAGTAACTCCtgagatatagatatatagaagggagaaaaagaaaaagaaaagaaggtaacgaacatttacagattaaaaaaaaagatgaaaatgtattgaaatcTGTGGTAAAGAAGATCTAAATGTTACACAGAACTTACATTAGTATAAATCTGTCCTTCGTATGACACATTGCATAGTAAACATTGGGTATCACTCAAGTAGTCCCATATACTGCCATATAGccaaatgtgtgtatgtgtgtgtgagagtcagAGATGGACACGTGACTATCCACAGATTGATTcaattgttttatatgttggTGATGACGCACACACAGCATTTTCTGTGTTACATCTtgctttatgtgtttgtgtgtgtgccattaACATGTGATGTGTTTGGTCACAGCATGGtgtattgtgtctgtgtgtgtgtgtttgtactgcgTGCTTAGTTGCTATGGTAATATTCTCAGCACTGTTTTTCCAGTGCAGAAGTCTGGGGGGACACAACTGAAGCTGGTGATGTCATTTCCCAACTATGGACAAGCCATGTTCAAACCCATGAAGTGAGTCACACATGGCAAATCCAACACATTACTCATATTACAAAGAATTTATAAAATGCGAGGATGACTGAATCCTTTAAATCCTCTTTAAATAATCTAACAAGACACGAGGAAATGCTGTAAATGAGTCAAAGAAGAGGGAGCCACCAGCCTCCAGACAAAtgagaaatgtattgtttgagtAAATATTAGTCACATTTTGTGGGGAATGGCAACCTATACACCCCACGTGTTCTTGTTCAGAGCAACCTCTTGTTCACTTGAAGTAAAAACATTGCTGATGACTGTATTCACTGTACTTTGACATTGCCTCTTTCCTGTCAGGCAGGAGAGAAATGAAGAAACCAATTACAATCTCTACTATTTCTCAGACTTTGAGAGACACAATGCAGAAATTGCAGCTTTTCACCTGGACAGGTACCAAGTTATGTTTTGTTATCTAGAAAACTGCAATATAACACCTTATAGTGAGCACAAAATTGTGGATAAAATGGTCACACAATCAATACATGTTACACagcattgtattgtattttcttctctcctcccttctctctcttggttttatctgtctatctgtctctcctTGCTTGTCCTCATCTCATACGTTCTTCCACTCTCTCTGCAGGATTTTGGGTTACAGGAGAATCCCTCCAGTAGTTGGGAGGCAGGTGGATGTGGTCAAGGAGATCAAAGACATCACTATCGACCGCAAACTGGCCCGCACCTTTTTTACCTCCCCTGGTACTGCTCATGTACTCCTCCATTATTCATTTACCTCCCTTAAAATGGCCTCATATGTCAACTGATTATGAATCTCTTTGGATGTTCTTCCTTTCTCACTAGTCACAAGTCACCACCCACCACCTCTTTCAtcctaattttatttttttcctcctcctctcctctcttctcctcgcctctcctctcctctgtgtgcTCCTCTGGCTCCCCCTAGTGGGAAGTGTCTGTTTCTATGGCCAGTGCACGTACTACTGTTCGACAGAACATGCCGTGTGCGGCCGTCCAAGGACCCTGGAGGCCTCTTTGGCTGTCATGCTGCCTGATCTATCCCTGGCGTCCCGGAGGTCGTGGAGATCCCCCTGGAGACGCTCCTACAGCCGCAGCAAGCTGGCAAAGTTAGTAGTTCTTTAGAAACTACTGTGTTGTAAATTGATCCATATAGTATGTCACATATGATCTCATAGGACTCCCAAAACTAAACTATGTGGCTCCACATGAAAACATGCTGTACAAAAGATCTTCCTAAACTTTCTGTTTCCTTGAAGATTATCATTCAgtaaatttttaattttaaactacAGCAACagttgtgttgcattttaatatcaatatatcatcATTAATTCATGTTATACCACATGAGTCTTGAGACAGTAGCAGAATTACCATAAATAACACAAGATTGTGAGCTCCTACTGCCGTAAATACTGCATGTGTAGGTCAGATTTTGAAGGAAATTAGCTCTTTTGTGCAGCAGCATAAGCAGAACTAAAGCTTGGCGGAATTACAGAAAGATGCACCAtttatatgaaatatgtttattgttttcagtAAAGTCAAACTACCCTTTGTGCCAGGAAGCAATTGAAATGCTAGAAATTTAGTCTTAATGATGAAAAACGTCAACAATATAACCAGAGAGACATAGGAGCTACCAGTCATATCAACCACAGATGCTTTTTGGGTGATCATGCCAAAGgatgtcttttcttttcatgtgcTCCTTGCCTAACAAGAATGATGTCTGTCTATTGCAGATGGGAGACAGAACCAGACTACTGTTCGACAATAAAAAAGACGCCACCATACAACAAAGGCACAAGACTGGTAGACTTAATAGATATGGTCATACTGGACTTCCTGATGAGTAggtgtatactgtacattgtgttTAAGAggtcaaattcaaattttaaacTCTTTATAAGTCATAGAAGAGTTCACGTCACTGTTGTGACTTTTGACACCTTGTCTTCATAGCAGGAAAACCACAGGTTTAATAATAACATGAATTATGGCTGCATTTCATTTTGGTTTAGCTGTTCCTGTGGTATTATAGCTCTTGGGCATGTCTTACTATCTAATTTACCTACATGGGAGCCACCACCATTAATGATATTAATTAGGTGTGCTTTTCCTGTGGCGATAATTAAAATGtatgctgtgaaaaaggtctatcaGGCTGATCAGTTGTCATGTTCAGTCAGATAGTATTGCATCAACTCTGATGCCAGGATTATGTGTTCATCTAAACCATAAAACCACCTAAagctaaaaactacaaattatttctgctgctgaaacTGCTCACACTCAATAGCCTATGGCTATACTTTTCACCTCTACAAAATGGTAAATTCAACACATTACTCATGTGTATTAAATGCAAGGAAGACTGAATCTTTTAATCCTCTTGAAATAATCCAACAAAGCATGAGGAAAAACTGTGGATGGGGCAACGAAGAGGGATTTTTAAACCTTCAGCCAAAagagaaatgtattgtttcagTAAATATTAGAAGGGAGGTGtctaatattttataaactctGTCTTTGTGAGTAGACTAGCCACATTTTATGGTCAATAACAACATCTACAGCCCATGTGTTCTTGTTCAGAGCAACTGAGCTAGTAAAAGAAACTTTATTTGTAGTAAAGGATACAAATTGTACACAGACAGCAGGGGAAATACTTTTGTTACAAGCACATAACATGTCAGAGTTTTCGGTTTTGCGCTGTAGTCGCGACAAACTacattagatttttaaaaaagctgtaAGGTTAAAGGTTAGGAGCAGAGTAAACTCTGCATACTTGACCTTCACCAGCAAAGAGACCAGCCCAACTGCCCAACTGAAGTTTCTGTGCGTTACCGAGGCAACGAGCCGTCGCCGTGGTTGCACTGACAACTTCTGCTCAGCCAGGTAAGAAAGTCACCGAAGTTTGTTCTGTTATTTCGTAGTTGTGTAGCTAGTTAGTTGTTTTGAATAAGTTATTTAACTTCTGAAACACACCTTTTGCTTCCTAGTTGTCTTGGTATCTGAACTTCAGCCGTATTAAGAGCAGGTGGGGGAAGTCTAACGTCTTTGGTTTACTACTTAGTTAACTAGGTTAGCTGTTACTAACCAGCAAAGGTTAGTAAACAGTACAACTTTTTAACGTTATACACTACTGAAATGGAGAACAACGAAACCCACAAAAAGttatatgtttaatttaaaacatcatgttaaGTTTAGAATTCATAtaggataaaaaaaactatCGGTTAAACAAGTAAATCAGTGCTTTTGACCCATTAGACTGTGCTAATTAAGCTGTTTCTGCAATTGAAAGTAACTAACGTTAGTTTAACACATAGAGGAGGTATTgacaagattttatttttgcactttatttcattatgactTGCTAAATTTCAGTAGAAAAATGCAGCTTTTCCCAATTCTAGCAAGGGACGGAGTATCTGGAAAAAAGGAAGTTACATACCAGTTATAAACCGAAATGCTGACACTACAAATCCTAAAATATGTCACCATTTCgatatattgttattattattatgtgatATGTGACACTATAATGAAGTGACTTATATGGTATTATAATTTTTAGTGCAAATCCAGACAGTAGATTAggaaaacaattatttattgCCTAAGTACACTCCTCACCTGTCTAAAACTGAATTTATTGCTTACAGTCAGTAAGAGTAGAGCTCTTGCAACAGTAATAAATGTGTCTGACACCCCAGTCTAGAATATTGTATTCTGTTTTTGGTATGTAGCCAGTTAATGCAGGATAGGTAAAGCATAATATGATAGTGCATGGTGACTCACACTattcattaatgtatttttttttttaccttccaGAAATTCCAGAAAAGGTCTTTATGTAGATTGGAAAGATAAAGTTTGTGGTACCTAAACCTGCTGATGATATTCATAGAGAGATCAGCAGCATGTTCGCTGCCACTTCAGAGAAAAGATCCCATGGTGGAACATCTAAGACATGTGGAAAAGACAGTTCCAGGCCAAATACCAAGGTCAAGAAAAAGGCCCACTCTCCAACTGTCAGTATTTCTTCTGGGTATCAAGTGACTTTACCTCCTATACACCCAGAGCCACCATGCTTCTCAGCAGCTTCACTGGGCAGGTCTCTATTCAGTCGTACCTCCATCCATCAAAGTGTCCCCTCTGACAGACCTTTATCAGTGGTGGAACTTCCTCGTCTTATAGCCCAAGTAGGACCAGGGAAGGCCATCGGTGACACAAAATGGACAGAAGGACCTCGACTAATGGCCTCAGCATTAGCCACTGACATCCCTGTCAGAACTGCTGATGAGTCACCAGCAAAGAGgtaaattaaataattacagAGATCTGATTTAGAATGTGACTCACGCACTGATTCAATCTGATCcaattttaaaagttttggGTATGAGTGTCATTTCTAATTTAAGCTTATGAGAAATATTGTACTAGTTTATgacataaacaaatacaatgCTGTTATCATACTACATCAGGAAAAATGAGCCTGAGTAAATTTGTAATAATTATGATATCCTGTATGTAATAGGCATAGGTCTCtacaaagtgacagaaaaagtaGCTGACAGATTAATGTCCTACAGCATACCTTCCTCTGTTGTTTACACtcacttttattgtttcagtttCACAGAGAAAGATGAATCAATGAAAGTAACAACAAGTAAGAATAAAAAGGCGACCAAACCAAATAACATTCCTCTCACTGGCACAGAGGTAGTTCAACTATTTGTTAGGAAAGGAGACCTGGGAGAACTGGAGCTTTATCACCTGAAAGAAGTGGAGAGTGACTCTTACAGGTACACTTGAAAGTTATTCTACTGCAATGCACACTgtttaaatatgaatgaaatgtatAAAGGCACACATGTCTTCTCTTCTTTTAGGCCCTACGACCTGCGAGTGGTCCATTCCAGTGAAGCTGGTTCTGAGCACTATGTCTTCTCCTCTCATACTGTCCTACATGTGACAGAGAGGGGTTATGGTGGACTTGTCAGTCTGGCAGAGTGGTACAGAGAGTCTGTGTTGTGGACAGCTTTGCaggaaatcacatttttcaggGACTTCAGAATGCGGAAAGCTTTTACCTggtaatagtaataatgataatgataataat
Coding sequences within:
- the LOC137180118 gene encoding extracellular serine/threonine protein kinase FAM20C-like, which translates into the protein MMWRMRRRSRTICLSLAFVSIFLHLLLALVSLSIYHQPCDPPLPPRTHILRDLARANYTSVGISSLAESPTDTTQRDSSNSDANKDAKGHVQTLPVKGLPVKESKNASMNMPVSAVHDGASKAEPLESGLSKLVALFDHPLYNMPSPPIPEEDWLLKVKPKVKASEKSSQMWVTDSQEGYEDVQWNSSSNSHPPWLRFHLSISRWQLYPHHDPNMELLTQQLATHRIISAVQKSGGTQLKLVMSFPNYGQAMFKPMKQERNEETNYNLYYFSDFERHNAEIAAFHLDRILGYRRIPPVVGRQVDVVKEIKDITIDRKLARTFFTSPVGSVCFYGQCTYYCSTEHAVCGRPRTLEASLAVMLPDLSLASRRSWRSPWRRSYSRSKLAKWETEPDYCSTIKKTPPYNKGTRLVDLIDMVILDFLMSNMDRHHYETFEKFGNNTFLLHLDNGRAFGRHSKDEPSILAPLEQCCRIRRSTWLRLRLLSLPQYRLSDVMRASLSHDPLHSVAPLLSEPHLAALDRRLKTVLDTVSRCLKRQSKDSNDEVIYDDIASLKDMVTPAG